Proteins from one Bradyrhizobium sp. CB82 genomic window:
- a CDS encoding CoA transferase, whose translation MNVSTTIKATKELKPDLLTETIVSKLANPATSSDFGYHGAVNDVLKDVGMSTSDSGGKLTFYGSDPIIPSPFRFGTMAAIGLAAKAVAIAALWQTRTGEEQDIAVDVRKALRRFAGFFDLKWETINGRPPALYEPLNPFISIPMFRETRDGRYVVPLNIYPRLAARALNLLRCSSNPESVRNAILQWHAQDLENAAAEAGLPIAMVRTFEEFRKELQYTEVLSRMPLISVEKIGDSDPVPFKKNAKSPLDGIRAFGMGHVIAGAAMGRDLAQHGADVLNIWRPDDTEIEAFAWDVQVGMRSTILDYSKEDLAKFDRLLKDADVFFANKRPGYLKRNGLDAEELCARKPGLIHAEVLLHGDKGPWKDRVGFDEIGGAVSGLFCIEGTPTGPKSPPIIPICDNVVGWLGTVGILSALRRRAVEGGSYQVTVSLTRTLLWLYSLGLFDKDYARVTAGSSDEHADVAPDLFTEETPLGTYQGITETMLSRTPPAFRTVLVPRGSSKPEWLER comes from the coding sequence ATGAACGTCTCGACGACCATCAAAGCGACAAAAGAGCTCAAGCCGGATCTGCTCACAGAGACGATCGTATCGAAGCTCGCCAATCCGGCGACCAGCTCGGACTTCGGCTATCACGGCGCGGTCAACGACGTCCTCAAAGACGTCGGAATGTCGACCTCGGACAGCGGCGGCAAACTCACCTTCTACGGCAGCGACCCGATCATTCCCAGCCCGTTTCGCTTCGGCACGATGGCCGCGATCGGTCTGGCCGCCAAAGCCGTCGCTATTGCGGCGCTGTGGCAAACCCGAACGGGCGAGGAACAGGATATTGCCGTGGATGTCCGCAAGGCGCTCCGGCGCTTCGCCGGCTTCTTTGATCTGAAATGGGAAACCATCAATGGACGGCCCCCGGCCCTCTACGAGCCCCTGAACCCGTTCATCAGCATTCCCATGTTTCGCGAAACTCGCGATGGGCGGTACGTCGTCCCCCTCAACATCTACCCCAGGTTAGCCGCCCGCGCGCTCAATCTTCTCAGGTGCAGTTCCAACCCCGAGTCTGTGCGGAACGCCATTCTGCAATGGCATGCCCAGGATCTGGAGAACGCTGCTGCCGAGGCCGGGCTTCCTATCGCCATGGTGCGCACTTTCGAAGAATTCAGGAAAGAGCTTCAATACACCGAAGTCCTTTCCAGGATGCCGCTGATCTCGGTCGAAAAGATCGGCGATAGCGATCCAGTGCCTTTCAAGAAGAATGCAAAGAGCCCGCTGGACGGCATTCGCGCATTCGGAATGGGGCATGTGATTGCCGGGGCCGCAATGGGCAGAGACCTCGCTCAACACGGGGCCGATGTCCTCAACATCTGGCGGCCCGACGACACCGAGATTGAGGCTTTCGCCTGGGACGTCCAGGTCGGCATGCGCTCAACGATCCTGGATTACTCGAAGGAGGATCTGGCGAAATTCGATCGTCTGCTGAAAGATGCCGACGTCTTCTTCGCCAACAAGCGGCCGGGCTATCTGAAGCGCAACGGCCTCGACGCGGAAGAGCTCTGCGCCAGGAAGCCAGGGCTCATCCATGCAGAGGTCCTTCTCCACGGTGACAAAGGCCCCTGGAAGGACCGCGTCGGATTTGATGAGATCGGCGGGGCCGTATCGGGGTTGTTCTGCATCGAGGGCACGCCCACAGGTCCAAAATCGCCACCCATCATCCCGATTTGCGACAATGTGGTGGGCTGGCTTGGCACGGTCGGCATTCTATCGGCGCTGCGCCGCCGTGCGGTCGAAGGCGGCAGCTATCAGGTCACTGTTTCACTGACCCGGACATTGCTGTGGCTGTATTCGCTTGGCCTTTTCGACAAGGACTATGCGCGAGTGACTGCCGGGTCGTCTGATGAGCACGCCGACGTGGCTCCCGATCTGTTCACCGAGGAAACCCCGCTGGGCACGTATCAAGGAATAACCGAGACGATGCTATCGCGGACGCCCCCAGCATTCAGGACGGTGCTGGTGCCGCGAGGTTCGAGCAAACCCGAGTGGTTGGAGCGGTAA
- a CDS encoding NAD(P)/FAD-dependent oxidoreductase, giving the protein MAEARSDDAAALVRIPHREHKRVIIVGGGFAGIAAARALRHADVDVVLIDRRNHHIFQPLLYQVATALLSPAEIAAPIRQLEAKQRNLSVLLAEITNVEVASRTVEASLPGLGVRKIAFDYLVVATGMRPSYFGHDEFARHAPSLKSLSDAETIRAKILGAFELAATTEDEDERARQMTFVLVGGGPTGVELAASLAQMVKVTLRANFRRIDPAQASIILLDAGQRVLPNFAESLSRRVTRRLTKLGVKVLTGVKVETVDAEGVIASGRRVRSATVLWTAGVAASPIPKMLCTKTDRAGRALVDPFLRVGDTRGVFVVGDAASVMQNEHPVPGVAQAAIQEGRYVGRLIAKELKGRKVKRPFRYFDKGNMAVVGKNYAVLERGRLRTSGLLTWLVWAFVHILALPQLQNRLRVQRQWLWSYFTGQRSSRLIPEQPVAAPASDR; this is encoded by the coding sequence ATGGCTGAGGCCCGGTCCGACGACGCAGCCGCCCTTGTCAGGATTCCCCACCGGGAGCACAAGCGCGTCATCATCGTCGGTGGCGGCTTTGCCGGCATCGCAGCGGCGCGCGCGCTCCGGCACGCCGATGTCGATGTAGTCCTGATCGACCGCCGCAACCACCATATCTTTCAACCGTTGCTCTACCAGGTCGCGACGGCGTTACTCTCGCCCGCGGAGATCGCCGCACCAATCCGACAGCTCGAGGCGAAGCAACGAAACCTGAGCGTGTTGCTGGCGGAGATTACCAACGTCGAGGTTGCTTCCCGCACGGTCGAGGCGTCCTTGCCAGGTCTGGGCGTCCGAAAGATCGCATTCGACTATCTGGTGGTCGCGACCGGCATGCGCCCGAGCTACTTCGGGCACGACGAGTTCGCGCGGCATGCGCCAAGCCTCAAGAGCCTCAGCGACGCCGAGACCATCCGGGCCAAAATCCTGGGCGCGTTCGAACTCGCCGCAACGACCGAGGACGAAGATGAACGCGCGCGGCAGATGACCTTCGTGCTGGTCGGCGGAGGCCCCACGGGCGTGGAACTCGCGGCTTCGCTGGCGCAAATGGTGAAGGTCACGCTGCGCGCGAATTTCCGCCGCATCGACCCGGCACAGGCCAGCATCATTCTGCTCGACGCAGGCCAGCGGGTTCTGCCGAACTTTGCCGAGTCGCTGTCCCGCAGGGTGACCCGACGGCTCACGAAGCTGGGCGTGAAGGTCTTGACCGGAGTGAAGGTCGAGACCGTCGATGCGGAGGGCGTGATCGCCAGCGGAAGGCGGGTCCGCAGCGCCACTGTGCTGTGGACCGCCGGCGTTGCGGCATCGCCTATTCCAAAGATGCTCTGCACCAAGACCGACCGCGCAGGGCGCGCGCTCGTCGATCCCTTCCTGAGGGTCGGGGATACACGTGGCGTGTTCGTCGTGGGCGACGCGGCGTCGGTCATGCAAAACGAGCACCCGGTGCCCGGCGTGGCGCAGGCGGCGATCCAGGAAGGACGCTATGTCGGGCGGCTGATCGCAAAGGAACTGAAGGGACGAAAGGTCAAACGCCCGTTCCGCTATTTCGACAAGGGCAATATGGCCGTTGTAGGCAAGAACTACGCTGTGCTGGAGCGCGGCCGGTTGCGCACAAGCGGGTTGCTGACGTGGCTGGTGTGGGCTTTCGTTCACATCCTCGCCCTGCCGCAACTTCAGAACCGGCTGCGCGTGCAGCGCCAGTGGCTCTGGTCGTATTTCACCGGCCAACGCAGTTCGCGATTGATCCCCGAGCAGCCGGTCGCTGCTCCTGCGTCCGACCGTTGA
- a CDS encoding heme o synthase: MNSIAISISRHRLTSRSGWVERLPHFISLAKPRVMALALFTAFVGLMIAPVRLEPLAGLIAILAIATGAGAAGALNMWYDADIDAVMARTAMRPIPRGKVSKAEALVFGLVLGAIAVATLSLATNLTAAASLAGSILFYVVVYTAWLKRVTRQNIVIGGAAGALPPVIGWAAATGQIGLEPLALFLIIFLWTPPHFWALALNRTDDYARAGVPMLPVVAGRSATTRQILIYSSLLVLASELPWVLGFAGAIYGVIVAICGALFLLLAVRLSRSAETDRRAAHGLFVFSIAYLFLLFATLLADHGGSTFTPRRPSHDDRAGASPSAARQPNAAHNACTFKIREA; encoded by the coding sequence ATGAACAGCATCGCGATTTCGATATCGCGCCATCGGCTCACTTCGCGGTCGGGCTGGGTGGAGCGACTGCCCCATTTCATCAGCTTGGCCAAGCCGCGCGTTATGGCGCTCGCGCTGTTCACCGCGTTCGTCGGATTGATGATCGCACCGGTACGCCTCGAACCACTCGCCGGATTGATCGCAATTCTAGCAATCGCAACCGGCGCTGGCGCCGCCGGTGCACTGAACATGTGGTACGACGCCGATATCGACGCAGTGATGGCTCGCACCGCAATGCGGCCAATTCCCCGTGGCAAAGTCTCGAAAGCCGAGGCGCTTGTCTTTGGACTCGTCCTTGGCGCCATCGCAGTCGCGACTCTCTCCCTGGCGACAAACCTTACGGCGGCCGCGTCGCTGGCCGGCTCGATCCTCTTCTATGTCGTCGTGTACACGGCCTGGCTGAAACGGGTAACGCGACAGAACATCGTCATCGGCGGTGCCGCCGGCGCGCTGCCACCCGTGATCGGATGGGCCGCGGCGACCGGGCAGATCGGGCTCGAGCCGCTGGCGCTTTTCCTCATCATCTTCCTTTGGACACCGCCGCATTTCTGGGCTCTCGCGCTCAATCGCACCGATGATTATGCACGTGCTGGCGTTCCCATGCTGCCGGTCGTCGCAGGACGGAGCGCAACAACGCGGCAGATCCTAATCTACAGCAGCCTGCTTGTTCTCGCCTCGGAACTACCCTGGGTGCTCGGATTTGCCGGCGCGATCTATGGTGTGATCGTCGCGATCTGCGGCGCGCTTTTCTTGCTGCTTGCAGTTCGACTGAGCCGGAGCGCTGAAACCGATCGTCGCGCGGCTCACGGGCTGTTCGTCTTCTCCATCGCCTATCTGTTCCTGCTGTTTGCGACCCTTCTGGCCGATCACGGCGGCAGTACATTCACGCCGAGGCGCCCGTCTCATGATGACCGAGCGGGCGCGTCCCCGTCTGCCGCGCGACAGCCGAACGCCGCGCACAACGCGTGCACCTTCAAGATTCGGGAGGCCTGA
- the cyoA gene encoding ubiquinol oxidase subunit II, producing MRLGLLTVVLLVAATLGGCDGGVLDPKGPITLAERQILFNATGIMLAIVIPVALGTLGVAFWFRASNERARYRPDFIYSGRIEMLVWSIPLMTVLLVGTVAWIGAYDLDPPKPIASTAKPLKIQVVSLDWKWLFIYPEQGIASVNHLTIPVGTPVSFELTSSGVMNSFFVPQLAGQIYTMAGMVTRLNLRADYSGTYRGMSANYSGAGFSDMVFKVDAVAPDSFAQWTASTRSAGPVLDVQAYAALVKPSRAVAPFTYRSVATGLFADIQSAAMQSAAGLCVAYPKSMRAER from the coding sequence ATGCGACTCGGTTTGCTTACGGTTGTCCTGCTGGTCGCCGCGACGCTCGGTGGCTGCGACGGTGGTGTGCTGGATCCAAAGGGACCCATTACCCTGGCCGAGCGGCAAATTCTGTTCAACGCGACCGGCATCATGCTTGCGATAGTGATCCCGGTGGCCCTTGGGACGCTTGGCGTTGCCTTCTGGTTCCGTGCATCGAATGAGCGGGCGCGCTATCGACCGGATTTCATTTATTCCGGCCGTATCGAGATGCTCGTCTGGTCGATCCCGCTGATGACCGTGCTGCTTGTCGGCACCGTGGCCTGGATCGGTGCATACGATCTCGATCCGCCCAAGCCGATTGCATCCACCGCCAAGCCTCTCAAGATTCAAGTCGTCTCACTCGACTGGAAATGGCTGTTCATCTACCCGGAGCAAGGCATCGCCAGCGTCAATCATCTGACGATCCCGGTCGGCACGCCGGTCAGTTTCGAGCTGACGTCCTCAGGCGTCATGAACAGTTTCTTCGTGCCGCAGCTCGCCGGCCAGATCTACACCATGGCTGGAATGGTGACGCGCCTGAACCTGCGGGCCGACTATTCCGGCACGTACCGGGGGATGTCGGCGAATTACAGCGGCGCGGGTTTCTCCGACATGGTCTTCAAGGTCGACGCGGTGGCGCCCGACAGCTTTGCGCAATGGACGGCTTCGACGCGGAGCGCCGGCCCGGTGCTCGACGTGCAGGCTTATGCCGCGCTGGTCAAGCCGAGCAGGGCGGTTGCGCCCTTTACCTATCGGTCGGTCGCCACCGGCCTGTTCGCCGACATTCAGAGTGCCGCAATGCAATCGGCCGCGGGTCTCTGTGTCGCTTATCCAAAATCCATGAGGGCAGAACGATGA
- the cyoB gene encoding cytochrome o ubiquinol oxidase subunit I — protein sequence MNLLGKLDWAAIPFHEPIIMGTVGSVGAVILAGLAWVTVKGYWPYLWREWITSVDHKRIGVMYLVFALIMLVRGFADGIMMRTQQAVAAGGAQGYLPPEHFDQIFSAHGTIMIFFVAMPLVIGLMNFAVPLQLGVRDVAFPTMNSVSLWLTATGILLINVSLFVGEFAKTGWVAYPPLSELQFSPGVGVDYYLWSLQISGLGTLLSGVNFVTTILKMRAPGMSYMRMPVFCWTALASNLLIVAAFPVLTALFAMLLLDRYLGFHFFTLDAGGNAMMYVNLFWVWGHPEVYILVLPAFGIYSEVSATFSGKPLFGYRSMVGATLAICVLSYTVWLHHFFTMGASASVNAFFGITSMIIGVPTGVKVFNWLFTMYGGRVRFTVPVLWTIGFMVTFVFGGLTGVLLALPAVDWQVHNSVFLIAHFHHVIVPGVLFGAIAGYNYWFPKAFGFKLDERWGKAAFWCWFIGFHLAFMPLYVTGLMGMTRRLQHYDVLAWQPWLLVAEAGAVIVMAGIICQVVQLVVSIRHREQLRDTTGDPWNGRTLEWATASPPPAWNFAILPRVGEIDAFWAKKERVLAKQELPGQRHEYAPIEVPKNSPAGFVTAFFATIAGFALIWHIWWMTGVGLLGAAVTWLAFMFRTEDEVEIPAEQLGRFDRTHSVEVSL from the coding sequence ATGAACCTATTGGGCAAACTCGACTGGGCCGCTATCCCCTTTCATGAACCGATCATCATGGGCACGGTGGGGAGCGTTGGCGCCGTCATCCTGGCCGGTCTCGCATGGGTCACCGTCAAGGGATACTGGCCGTATCTCTGGCGGGAATGGATCACGTCGGTCGACCACAAGCGCATCGGCGTCATGTATCTCGTATTTGCGCTGATCATGCTTGTGCGCGGCTTCGCGGACGGAATCATGATGCGCACGCAGCAGGCCGTGGCGGCCGGCGGTGCGCAGGGATATCTACCGCCCGAGCATTTCGACCAGATTTTCTCGGCGCACGGCACGATCATGATCTTCTTCGTGGCGATGCCGCTGGTGATCGGCCTGATGAATTTTGCCGTGCCGTTGCAGCTCGGCGTTCGCGATGTGGCGTTCCCCACGATGAATTCCGTGAGCCTTTGGCTGACGGCGACGGGAATCCTGCTAATCAACGTCTCGCTCTTCGTCGGTGAGTTCGCAAAGACCGGCTGGGTCGCCTACCCGCCGCTCAGCGAGCTGCAGTTCTCGCCGGGCGTCGGCGTCGACTACTACCTCTGGTCCCTCCAAATCTCGGGCCTCGGGACTTTGTTAAGCGGGGTGAATTTCGTCACCACCATCCTGAAGATGCGGGCGCCGGGAATGAGCTACATGCGCATGCCGGTTTTCTGCTGGACTGCGCTCGCCTCGAATCTCCTGATCGTGGCTGCGTTTCCGGTGCTCACCGCACTGTTCGCAATGCTGTTGCTCGACCGTTACCTCGGCTTTCACTTCTTTACGCTGGATGCCGGCGGCAACGCGATGATGTATGTGAACCTGTTCTGGGTCTGGGGTCACCCCGAAGTCTACATCCTGGTGCTGCCGGCGTTTGGCATCTATTCGGAGGTGAGCGCGACATTCTCCGGCAAGCCGCTGTTCGGTTACCGGTCGATGGTCGGCGCGACCTTGGCGATTTGCGTGCTCTCCTACACCGTTTGGCTGCATCACTTCTTCACGATGGGCGCAAGTGCGAGTGTGAACGCTTTCTTCGGCATCACCAGCATGATCATCGGGGTGCCGACGGGCGTCAAAGTCTTCAACTGGCTGTTCACGATGTACGGCGGTCGTGTCCGATTCACGGTTCCGGTGCTTTGGACGATCGGCTTCATGGTGACGTTCGTGTTCGGCGGCCTGACCGGAGTTCTGCTGGCCCTGCCGGCGGTCGATTGGCAGGTGCACAACAGTGTCTTCCTGATCGCCCATTTCCATCACGTCATCGTCCCGGGCGTCCTGTTCGGAGCCATCGCCGGCTACAATTACTGGTTTCCCAAGGCATTCGGCTTCAAGCTGGATGAGCGCTGGGGCAAAGCCGCGTTCTGGTGCTGGTTCATCGGCTTCCATCTCGCCTTCATGCCGCTCTACGTGACCGGGCTGATGGGCATGACCCGCCGCCTGCAGCACTATGATGTGCTGGCTTGGCAGCCCTGGCTGTTGGTCGCCGAGGCGGGCGCGGTCATCGTGATGGCCGGTATCATCTGTCAGGTCGTCCAGCTCGTGGTGTCCATTCGCCACCGTGAACAGCTCCGCGACACGACCGGCGATCCCTGGAACGGCCGCACCCTGGAATGGGCGACCGCATCGCCGCCGCCGGCCTGGAATTTTGCGATCCTGCCTCGCGTCGGCGAGATCGACGCCTTCTGGGCAAAAAAAGAGCGCGTTCTGGCGAAGCAGGAGCTGCCCGGTCAGCGGCACGAATACGCTCCAATCGAAGTGCCTAAGAACAGTCCCGCCGGTTTCGTCACCGCGTTCTTCGCAACGATCGCCGGCTTCGCCCTGATCTGGCACATCTGGTGGATGACCGGCGTCGGACTTCTCGGTGCGGCCGTGACGTGGCTTGCCTTCATGTTCCGCACAGAGGATGAGGTCGAGATCCCGGCAGAGCAGCTCGGTCGGTTCGACCGGACGCATTCGGTGGAGGTATCGCTATGA
- a CDS encoding cytochrome (ubi)quinol oxidase subunit III, translating to MNVLVEADAVRKGELLNVSEAGPAPKRIVAGFGFWIFLLSDIVMFSALFAAYAVLAKATAGGPAGAQLFNLRTAAMETAFLLLSSYSCGLMSLAINSRHTLGTFFGAVVTLLLGAAFLNLELREFQDMIALGAAPQRSAFLSAFFTLVGCHGLHVAAGLGWLVLMMIQLSLRGFQQVVVRRLHCFSLFWHALDIIWVLIFTIVYLMGVLP from the coding sequence ATGAATGTCCTGGTTGAGGCAGATGCTGTCCGCAAGGGCGAACTGCTAAACGTCAGTGAAGCGGGTCCCGCACCCAAGCGAATCGTCGCCGGCTTTGGATTTTGGATCTTCCTGCTGAGCGACATCGTGATGTTCTCAGCGCTCTTTGCCGCCTATGCCGTGCTCGCAAAAGCCACTGCGGGAGGTCCAGCCGGTGCGCAGTTGTTCAATCTGCGCACCGCCGCGATGGAGACCGCTTTTTTGCTGCTCTCCAGCTACAGCTGCGGGCTGATGTCGCTCGCTATCAATTCCCGGCACACTCTCGGCACCTTCTTCGGTGCAGTGGTGACGCTGCTCCTGGGTGCGGCGTTTCTCAATCTCGAGCTTCGCGAATTCCAGGACATGATTGCGCTGGGCGCAGCCCCGCAACGCAGCGCGTTTCTGTCCGCCTTCTTCACGCTGGTCGGCTGCCACGGGTTGCATGTCGCGGCCGGGCTTGGCTGGCTGGTTCTCATGATGATCCAGCTGTCGCTAAGGGGTTTCCAGCAGGTCGTGGTGCGCCGCTTGCACTGCTTCTCCCTGTTCTGGCACGCGCTCGACATCATCTGGGTCCTGATCTTCACGATTGTCTACCTGATGGGAGTCCTGCCATGA
- the cyoD gene encoding cytochrome o ubiquinol oxidase subunit IV → MTDTRWDVAPGDRPAIPASEQSASSGLLVYTIGLLLAAILTATSFWVANTTAIWAPGVPAGLAVLAIAQMGVHLVFFLHITTGPDSTHNVLALAFGVLIVFLVLAGSLVIMANLNENMMAHGEMMNLQMQR, encoded by the coding sequence ATGACCGATACGCGTTGGGATGTTGCACCGGGGGATCGGCCAGCGATTCCGGCTTCAGAGCAAAGCGCATCTTCGGGCTTGCTCGTGTACACGATCGGCCTACTGCTGGCGGCGATCCTGACGGCCACATCCTTCTGGGTGGCAAACACCACGGCGATCTGGGCTCCCGGCGTGCCGGCCGGCCTCGCTGTCCTTGCCATCGCTCAGATGGGCGTGCACCTGGTGTTCTTTCTTCACATCACGACGGGACCGGACAGCACCCACAATGTCCTGGCGCTCGCCTTCGGCGTGCTCATCGTATTCCTCGTCCTCGCGGGCTCTCTCGTGATCATGGCCAACCTGAATGAGAACATGATGGCACATGGCGAGATGATGAATTTACAAATGCAGCGCTGA
- a CDS encoding tyrosine-type recombinase/integrase — MVKITKRVVEAAEAREKDYLIWDDELPGFGFRVFSSGKRSYVIQYRTRGRSRRYTIGLHGAWAPETARREAKMQLGRVAGGDDPVEDRQLDHRAITVKELCIRYLADLKAGLILGKGGRPKKPSTIVTDTGRIERHIVPLIGTRRVKDLTKTDINKVLKDIMAGKTRVSVKTKKLRGKAIVRGGAGTATRTVGLLGGILTYAVEAGIIENNPAHGVRKPKDNVRKRRLSEAEYRILGGMLRDVAKDEKYTTIADITRQLALTGCRRSEMIGLKWTEADTEASCLRLEDSKEGESIRPIGLSVVEYLERRHTDDVGTYVFQGQGEDNAFGSFPNHWKHLFEDSPLSDITPHVLRHSFASIANDLIAALVGHAKGSVTSKYIHTLDTALIMAADTISGYIQGLLDGIEFKQTAYALDRDSRKAALARFLKRASGGDPDEVAEKHSLAA, encoded by the coding sequence ATGGTCAAGATCACCAAGAGGGTTGTCGAGGCGGCGGAAGCCCGAGAGAAGGATTACCTCATCTGGGACGACGAACTGCCGGGCTTCGGATTCCGGGTGTTTAGTTCCGGAAAGCGTAGCTACGTGATCCAATATCGAACGAGAGGTCGATCACGCCGCTACACAATTGGACTGCACGGAGCCTGGGCACCGGAGACTGCACGCCGAGAGGCAAAGATGCAACTCGGCCGGGTCGCCGGGGGTGATGATCCCGTCGAAGATCGCCAGCTCGATCACAGGGCTATCACCGTGAAGGAGCTCTGCATCCGCTATCTTGCCGATCTGAAGGCTGGACTCATCCTGGGAAAAGGAGGGCGCCCGAAGAAGCCCTCAACCATCGTCACAGACACCGGTCGCATCGAACGTCACATTGTTCCGCTCATAGGGACCCGGCGGGTTAAGGACCTCACCAAGACCGACATCAACAAAGTCCTCAAGGACATCATGGCGGGAAAGACGCGGGTTTCGGTCAAGACCAAGAAGCTGCGCGGAAAGGCTATTGTCCGAGGCGGCGCTGGAACGGCGACGCGCACCGTGGGTCTTCTCGGCGGCATCCTCACCTACGCCGTCGAAGCAGGAATCATCGAGAACAACCCGGCCCATGGCGTGCGCAAGCCAAAAGACAACGTCCGCAAGCGTCGTCTCTCGGAGGCAGAGTACCGAATATTGGGTGGGATGCTCCGTGACGTCGCCAAAGACGAGAAATACACCACGATCGCGGACATCACTCGCCAGCTTGCGCTGACCGGCTGCCGGCGGAGCGAGATGATCGGCTTGAAATGGACGGAGGCCGACACGGAGGCGAGCTGCTTGCGGTTGGAGGACAGTAAGGAGGGTGAATCCATCCGGCCCATTGGGTTGTCGGTCGTCGAATATCTTGAGCGACGGCACACCGATGATGTCGGCACATACGTTTTTCAGGGGCAGGGTGAGGATAACGCGTTCGGCAGCTTCCCGAACCATTGGAAGCATCTCTTCGAGGACTCCCCGCTATCTGACATTACTCCCCACGTCCTACGTCATAGCTTCGCGAGCATCGCCAACGATCTCATCGCGGCTTTGGTTGGCCATGCCAAGGGTTCAGTAACGAGCAAATACATCCACACGTTGGATACGGCGCTCATTATGGCCGCAGATACGATCTCGGGCTACATTCAAGGGCTCCTTGACGGCATTGAATTCAAGCAGACCGCCTACGCGTTGGACCGCGATTCACGAAAAGCTGCTCTGGCTCGCTTCCTAAAGAGGGCTTCGGGCGGTGACCCAGACGAGGTCGCAGAGAAGCATAGCCTGGCTGCATAA
- a CDS encoding WD40 repeat domain-containing protein yields MDTMEAENATLYDLLGRHWSVGAPVTNVVFDAAGEAVAFALADGSLAIAPLIDSEPPKDRCRIALDGGRSTISPRRNPVPPLTKVVISDSSLHLASIEPSGFIASDRSQLLHVSAAGVRREAAKFGTPIDLVASVNAGGVLAASGGAVIYYDSNGDVGWLQERAGGSSSAMAVSPDGRSFAIGTDGCLLVRAFGPRPEPVASFALGAVSILSWSPDGSWLATSLAEAGIVLLRLSDLRTVRICSYPASVTSLSWSADSRFLVTSGAYRIIAWDAFSLDDGGEQPTSLGTGCGGFVLVETVNMHPGRRLVAAGYSDGRVVVARIGEPDELVVKPPGRSAVQALRWSDDGQHLAVGTRGGEAAIVTFPPQIFK; encoded by the coding sequence ATGGATACGATGGAAGCAGAGAACGCAACGCTCTATGATTTACTGGGGCGGCACTGGAGTGTAGGCGCACCCGTTACGAACGTGGTGTTCGACGCTGCAGGAGAAGCAGTCGCGTTCGCGCTTGCCGATGGCTCTCTGGCCATCGCTCCGCTGATCGATAGTGAGCCGCCGAAAGATCGCTGTCGGATAGCGCTGGACGGGGGCCGGTCGACGATCTCGCCGCGGCGGAATCCGGTGCCACCGTTGACGAAAGTCGTAATCAGCGATTCTTCGCTTCATCTCGCCTCGATCGAGCCTTCGGGCTTCATCGCAAGTGATCGGAGCCAGTTGCTGCATGTGTCCGCAGCCGGTGTTAGGCGAGAAGCTGCAAAGTTCGGAACTCCAATCGATCTCGTCGCTTCGGTGAATGCCGGCGGTGTTCTGGCTGCTTCCGGCGGGGCGGTCATCTACTATGATTCCAATGGCGACGTCGGATGGCTCCAGGAACGTGCGGGTGGAAGTTCGTCCGCGATGGCCGTATCGCCGGATGGTCGGAGCTTCGCGATAGGAACTGACGGCTGCCTGCTTGTTCGAGCCTTCGGACCGAGACCCGAGCCGGTTGCTTCATTCGCGTTAGGCGCAGTTTCGATCCTGTCGTGGAGCCCCGACGGAAGCTGGTTGGCGACGTCCCTCGCGGAGGCGGGCATCGTGTTGCTGCGCCTTTCCGATCTGCGGACGGTTCGGATTTGCAGCTATCCCGCGAGTGTTACGTCTCTTTCGTGGAGTGCGGACTCCCGCTTCCTCGTGACGAGCGGGGCCTATCGAATCATCGCATGGGACGCTTTCAGTCTCGACGACGGTGGCGAACAGCCGACGAGCCTCGGCACGGGCTGCGGCGGGTTCGTCCTCGTCGAAACGGTGAACATGCACCCGGGGCGTCGGTTGGTCGCGGCAGGATATAGCGACGGCAGAGTCGTTGTCGCCAGGATTGGAGAACCCGACGAACTCGTCGTTAAACCGCCGGGCCGGAGTGCCGTCCAAGCCCTCCGATGGTCCGACGATGGCCAGCATCTTGCGGTCGGAACGCGAGGCGGTGAAGCGGCGATCGTGACGTTTCCGCCGCAAATCTTCAAGTAA